Proteins from one Microcoleus sp. bin38.metabat.b11b12b14.051 genomic window:
- a CDS encoding DUF1997 domain-containing protein, translating to MYTRFHASQSVEIAVPDERVPIQHYLRQPRRLVNALVDRTRTEQLSDDCFRLKMRPLQFMMLSIQPTVDMRVWPQSDGTIALESVGCEILGVGYINDRFALNLKGQLAAHQKGGVTYLKGKADLEVQVELPPPFWLTPKPILEATGNGLLKSVLLGVKQRLMYQLLLDYRRWASSETEVISSDIPQILSLEG from the coding sequence ATGTATACCCGCTTTCATGCTTCCCAATCCGTTGAGATCGCCGTACCTGACGAACGGGTTCCCATTCAACATTATCTGCGCCAGCCGAGGCGACTGGTAAACGCTCTGGTCGATCGCACTCGCACAGAGCAACTGAGCGATGACTGTTTTCGCTTGAAAATGCGACCGTTACAATTTATGATGCTGAGCATTCAACCCACGGTAGACATGAGGGTGTGGCCGCAGTCGGACGGCACGATCGCTCTCGAATCCGTCGGTTGCGAAATCCTCGGGGTGGGTTATATAAACGATCGCTTTGCTCTCAATCTTAAAGGACAGCTTGCTGCACACCAAAAGGGCGGGGTAACGTATCTGAAGGGAAAAGCCGATTTGGAAGTGCAAGTAGAGTTACCGCCACCGTTTTGGCTGACGCCCAAACCGATTTTAGAAGCAACTGGCAACGGTTTGCTCAAGAGCGTGCTCTTGGGCGTCAAACAGCGGTTAATGTACCAGTTGCTCTTAGACTACCGCCGCTGGGCTAGCAGCGAAACAGAGGTAATATCGAGCGATATCCCCCAAATCTTATCCCTAGAAGGGTGA
- a CDS encoding PRC-barrel domain-containing protein — protein sequence MSTSQQIVKRSELLGLLTIDRRTAQEVGRVDRVWLDITSQRAIGFTCKSGLLGSKKTWFAWAQVDTIGENVFVTINPELPELSKPEQAVCPIGLEVLTDAANKAGTVVDYLFDARTGSVVDYLFKSSGWRGVLDGIYLLPVAAISTIGSKRAIVSEAAVSEPVQYAEGLHKKVGHVAEFLHDDLDRTLKNVAGVKRNAQSLAEKLQDKALEVRDVAQEKVAQLKQRQRQESASPESPPEPPESDLF from the coding sequence ATGAGTACATCACAACAGATTGTTAAGCGCAGCGAGCTGCTCGGCCTCCTCACGATCGACCGCCGCACCGCCCAAGAGGTGGGCAGGGTAGATCGAGTTTGGCTGGATATCACCTCCCAGCGGGCGATCGGCTTCACTTGCAAGTCGGGACTTTTGGGCAGCAAAAAAACTTGGTTCGCTTGGGCGCAAGTAGATACCATAGGCGAAAATGTTTTTGTCACCATTAACCCCGAACTCCCGGAATTGTCTAAGCCGGAACAAGCTGTTTGTCCGATCGGTCTTGAGGTGCTCACAGACGCTGCGAATAAAGCAGGTACGGTGGTTGACTATCTATTTGATGCCCGGACTGGTTCTGTGGTGGACTACCTGTTTAAATCGAGCGGCTGGCGCGGCGTTTTAGACGGGATCTACTTACTGCCGGTGGCAGCTATTTCGACCATCGGCAGCAAGCGGGCGATCGTCTCTGAAGCTGCTGTATCCGAACCCGTGCAGTACGCGGAGGGACTTCACAAAAAAGTCGGTCACGTCGCAGAGTTTTTGCACGATGATTTGGACAGAACTCTCAAAAATGTGGCAGGCGTCAAGCGCAATGCTCAAAGTCTGGCAGAAAAACTTCAAGATAAAGCTCTAGAAGTCAGGGATGTAGCTCAAGAAAAAGTTGCTCAATTGAAGCAGCGGCAAAGGCAGGAATCTGCATCACCAGAGTCGCCCCCGGAGCCGCCCGAGTCGGATTTGTTCTGA
- a CDS encoding FHA domain-containing protein: MITLTLLHPIQSVPVQSWCFECESVVRIGRSNDNDVIIYSAVVSRHHVELWNHPYGWEIINFGANGTYVDDRPIAQVSVADGMTIRLGNSGPKIRIRVAATNLQPSKIASSPQGELASQKQEVSPEKLTAWSVAGGIIEDDEEGAQTHIDLD, encoded by the coding sequence GTGATTACTTTAACTCTGCTACATCCTATCCAGTCTGTCCCGGTTCAGAGTTGGTGTTTTGAATGTGAATCGGTGGTTCGGATCGGTCGATCGAACGACAATGATGTCATTATTTACAGCGCTGTAGTTTCCCGCCACCACGTCGAGCTGTGGAATCATCCTTATGGCTGGGAAATTATTAATTTTGGTGCTAATGGCACTTATGTAGACGATCGACCCATCGCTCAGGTATCAGTGGCGGACGGGATGACCATTCGCTTGGGCAATTCCGGGCCAAAAATCCGGATTCGGGTGGCGGCGACGAATCTGCAACCGAGCAAAATAGCGAGCTCGCCCCAGGGCGAACTCGCCAGCCAAAAGCAGGAAGTTTCCCCAGAAAAATTAACTGCTTGGTCTGTGGCTGGCGGAATCATCGAAGACGATGAAGAGGGAGCGCAGACTCACATCGATCTTGACTGA
- the rpsJ gene encoding 30S ribosomal protein S10: MPQQKIRIRLKAFDRRILDASCEKIVDTANRTAATAIGPIPLPTKRRIYCLLRSPHVDKDSREHFETRTHRRIIDIHQPSAKTIDALMKLDLPAGVDIEVKL, translated from the coding sequence ATTCCACAGCAAAAAATTCGTATTCGCCTCAAAGCTTTCGATCGCCGAATTCTCGACGCATCTTGCGAAAAGATTGTAGATACAGCAAATCGGACAGCCGCCACTGCGATCGGCCCGATTCCCCTACCGACAAAACGACGGATTTATTGCTTGCTGCGATCGCCCCACGTAGACAAAGATTCTCGCGAACACTTTGAAACTCGCACGCACCGTCGCATTATCGACATTCACCAGCCCTCGGCTAAAACAATTGACGCTTTGATGAAACTGGATTTGCCAGCAGGCGTAGATATCGAAGTCAAGCTGTAG
- a CDS encoding LON peptidase substrate-binding domain-containing protein — MASSSSSAVRELPLFPLPEVVLFPGRPLPLQIFEFRYRIMMNTILEGDRRFGVLMWDPNQNKVSAVGCCAEVIHCQRLPDDRMKIMTLGQQRFRVLDAVREKPYLVGLVEWIEDEPPEKDLRSLGKEVEQLLRDVVRLSSKLMDQPIDLPEDIPSLPTELSYWVASYLYGAATEQQTLLELQDTAARLERETEILTSTRNHLAARTVLKDTLQ; from the coding sequence ATGGCATCCTCTTCCTCCTCCGCAGTTCGCGAACTCCCCTTATTTCCGTTGCCGGAAGTGGTTCTATTTCCAGGTAGACCGCTGCCGCTGCAAATTTTTGAGTTTCGCTATCGAATCATGATGAATACGATTCTGGAGGGCGATCGCCGTTTCGGTGTGCTCATGTGGGACCCCAACCAAAACAAAGTCTCAGCCGTTGGCTGTTGCGCCGAAGTCATTCATTGCCAGCGCCTCCCGGACGATCGCATGAAAATCATGACTCTCGGACAGCAGCGGTTCCGAGTCCTCGATGCCGTTCGGGAAAAACCCTATTTAGTCGGTTTAGTAGAATGGATTGAAGACGAACCGCCAGAAAAAGACCTCCGATCTTTGGGGAAAGAAGTCGAACAACTGCTGAGAGATGTAGTTCGTCTCTCCAGCAAATTGATGGATCAGCCGATCGACCTACCCGAAGACATTCCCAGTTTGCCAACAGAACTGTCCTACTGGGTAGCCAGCTACCTTTACGGCGCAGCGACAGAACAGCAAACTCTTTTAGAATTGCAAGATACTGCTGCAAGATTGGAACGCGAAACCGAAATTTTAACTTCCACTCGCAACCACTTGGCAGCAAGAACTGTACTCAAAGATACGCTCCAGTAG
- a CDS encoding FHA domain-containing protein codes for MIVCPNCNHQNPDGASQCEACYTPLPLTASCSNCGAAVQTDAAFCGQCGFNLRPGSTIPEVEVTAPSVSTVGPTVVSPPTPEPAPTEPMMALETVVAPSQGPNLEKTPASIPTIPEPPPLPLVPVTTESAATAVNTSPPDTASQPVAGVAKTQLQQQSARLIHVQTNTPMELPHNLSVIHIGKPNDLVPPDIDVSGFANSEIVSRVHANLRVEGDACYLEDVGSSNGTYVNNTPLPKGNRHRLRPGDRISLGKGDLVTFLFQIS; via the coding sequence ATGATTGTCTGTCCCAATTGCAATCACCAGAACCCCGACGGGGCCAGCCAGTGTGAGGCTTGCTACACGCCTTTACCGCTTACGGCAAGTTGCTCGAACTGCGGTGCTGCGGTTCAGACAGATGCAGCATTTTGCGGTCAGTGCGGCTTTAATTTGCGTCCGGGTTCCACAATTCCAGAAGTTGAGGTGACTGCACCCTCTGTCTCGACTGTGGGCCCGACAGTGGTATCGCCACCGACGCCGGAGCCCGCGCCAACCGAACCCATGATGGCACTGGAAACAGTGGTTGCCCCCAGTCAGGGGCCGAACTTGGAAAAAACTCCTGCCAGCATTCCGACAATTCCAGAACCCCCGCCGTTGCCTCTAGTTCCTGTTACAACTGAATCGGCGGCAACAGCAGTAAACACATCTCCCCCAGACACCGCCAGCCAGCCAGTAGCAGGTGTGGCTAAAACTCAACTGCAACAGCAGTCGGCGCGCCTGATACACGTTCAGACAAATACGCCGATGGAATTGCCTCACAATCTGTCTGTGATTCATATCGGCAAGCCCAATGATTTAGTGCCGCCGGATATTGATGTTTCGGGATTTGCAAATTCTGAGATAGTTTCTCGGGTACACGCAAATCTCCGGGTGGAGGGAGATGCTTGCTACCTCGAAGATGTAGGCAGTTCCAACGGCACTTACGTCAACAATACTCCGCTGCCAAAGGGGAACAGACACCGGTTGCGACCGGGAGACCGTATCTCTCTAGGCAAAGGAGACCTGGTTACTTTTCTATTTCAAATCTCTTAG
- the pheA gene encoding prephenate dehydratase produces the protein MKISLAKPSKRIAHLGPVGTNAETAAQAYVNWLSLETNSECTLYPYSTISQALEASASGLVDCSIVPVENSIEGSVTVTLDTLWRLDTLRIKHALVLPISHALLSNAPNFNEIKKVYSHPQALAQCQLWLAEFIPGAELIPANSTTEALQYLEDTSIAAISSPRAAELYKLPMLASPINDYPDNYTRFWVLGSDAAKLGNAPASHDSSVTSAATAEEANLQLDAAPANCTHTSLAFSVPANMPGTLVKPLQVFASRGINLSRIESRPTKRSLGEYIFFMDVEADACSGLVRSALEELKNHTETLKIFGCYSVLSVV, from the coding sequence ATGAAAATTTCGTTAGCCAAGCCGTCGAAGAGGATCGCACATCTGGGCCCTGTTGGTACTAATGCAGAAACAGCGGCTCAGGCTTATGTCAATTGGTTGAGCCTGGAAACGAACTCCGAATGCACCCTGTATCCTTATTCCACCATTTCTCAGGCACTAGAGGCATCCGCCTCTGGACTGGTTGATTGTTCGATCGTACCGGTGGAAAATTCCATAGAAGGTAGTGTGACTGTCACCCTAGATACCTTGTGGCGGCTGGATACACTGCGGATTAAACACGCCTTGGTTTTGCCGATTTCCCACGCCCTGCTGTCAAATGCTCCAAATTTTAACGAAATTAAAAAAGTCTACTCTCACCCGCAAGCCCTAGCTCAGTGTCAGTTGTGGTTGGCAGAGTTTATCCCGGGGGCTGAGTTGATTCCAGCCAATTCAACCACCGAAGCCTTGCAGTACCTGGAAGATACCAGTATAGCGGCAATCTCTTCGCCCAGAGCCGCTGAACTCTACAAATTGCCCATGCTAGCGAGCCCGATTAATGATTATCCTGACAATTACACTCGATTTTGGGTGCTGGGATCGGATGCAGCAAAACTAGGAAACGCCCCAGCATCCCACGACTCATCGGTGACATCCGCCGCTACAGCAGAAGAGGCTAACTTGCAGTTAGATGCAGCCCCCGCCAATTGCACCCACACGTCACTAGCTTTTAGCGTACCTGCAAATATGCCCGGAACCTTGGTCAAACCTTTGCAAGTATTTGCCAGTCGCGGTATTAATTTAAGTCGCATTGAATCTCGCCCGACGAAGCGATCGCTCGGAGAATACATTTTCTTTATGGATGTTGAAGCAGATGCGTGTTCTGGATTAGTGCGATCGGCACTAGAAGAGTTAAAAAATCACACGGAAACTTTAAAAATCTTTGGTTGCTACAGTGTACTGTCAGTAGTATAA
- a CDS encoding PspA/IM30 family protein: protein MLVSQNLDQPKPYDAVRGGQLPPPVGGVVLGGLAGVKHRLSSSVSEHRIAALKEAFNYGDAGLKTVIKICQSDPGPVQRAACALVRDRLSAIAREKLQAFVPASLDSETAADSNQKILKNSPSAVSDKNSDRQLSEAQLIFETTMQQMQPNLLLLEALVASVEREEFTCELMNLWDLLILEIQEPLKQLRQAVSSAISAQLRIQWQYNQAESQANQWQQRALVALEKGDENLVRHAWVRKQIELDKVAEVKIDLDDQTVRVETLNRNLLALESKIAEANSKKEILKMQVHFAKVQEQIDCTFSQMNTIFFSP, encoded by the coding sequence ATGCTTGTGTCACAAAATCTCGACCAACCGAAACCCTATGATGCAGTTAGAGGCGGTCAACTGCCCCCTCCTGTGGGCGGTGTGGTACTCGGCGGACTAGCAGGAGTCAAACACCGACTGTCTAGTTCTGTCAGCGAACATCGGATTGCAGCCCTCAAGGAAGCCTTCAATTATGGCGATGCAGGGTTAAAAACAGTTATAAAAATTTGTCAAAGCGACCCAGGGCCAGTGCAGCGGGCGGCCTGCGCTTTAGTGCGAGACAGGCTGAGCGCGATCGCCCGCGAAAAATTACAAGCCTTTGTACCTGCAAGTTTAGACTCAGAAACAGCGGCAGACAGCAATCAAAAAATATTAAAGAACTCACCCAGCGCAGTCTCAGATAAAAATAGCGATCGACAATTATCAGAAGCACAGTTAATATTTGAGACAACTATGCAGCAGATGCAACCAAATTTGTTACTTTTGGAAGCATTAGTAGCCTCTGTAGAACGCGAAGAATTCACCTGCGAACTGATGAATTTGTGGGATTTGTTAATCTTAGAAATTCAGGAACCTCTCAAGCAACTGCGTCAGGCTGTTAGCAGTGCCATTTCCGCCCAACTCCGCATTCAGTGGCAGTACAATCAAGCTGAATCTCAAGCCAATCAGTGGCAGCAGCGAGCTTTGGTAGCTCTGGAGAAAGGAGACGAAAACTTGGTGCGACACGCCTGGGTTCGCAAACAGATCGAGTTGGATAAGGTAGCAGAAGTAAAAATTGATTTAGACGACCAAACTGTGCGAGTAGAAACTCTCAACCGCAACTTGCTAGCTTTGGAAAGTAAGATTGCTGAAGCTAATTCTAAGAAAGAGATACTCAAGATGCAGGTTCATTTTGCTAAGGTACAGGAGCAAATAGACTGCACTTTCAGCCAAATGAATACTATATTTTTTAGTCCTTAG
- a CDS encoding pentapeptide repeat-containing protein: MNADEILKRYAAGERDFHETNLQEASLREAFLSHINLACATLNEINLAFADLSSANLIGANIKNACLVMAQLNGANLTKADLTFSRLTGADMIHANLKNANLSETKMIGVDLTAACLYGANLIEANLIDACLNNADFTEANLTEAKLRGASLKQANLKGALLYEANLQDADLREADLRGANLSGAILCGANLEGAKRDRETNLSGAIHFFIRQV, from the coding sequence ATGAATGCGGATGAAATTCTGAAGCGATACGCAGCCGGAGAAAGAGATTTTCATGAAACCAACTTGCAAGAAGCTTCGTTGCGAGAAGCTTTCTTAAGTCATATTAATCTAGCCTGTGCAACTTTGAACGAAATCAATTTAGCTTTTGCAGACCTAAGTTCGGCAAACTTAATAGGCGCAAATATCAAGAATGCTTGCCTCGTAATGGCCCAATTAAATGGGGCTAATCTTACCAAAGCTGATTTAACTTTTTCCAGGCTCACAGGAGCTGACATGATTCACGCCAATCTCAAAAACGCCAATTTGAGCGAGACAAAAATGATAGGTGTTGATTTGACGGCCGCTTGCTTGTACGGGGCAAACTTAATCGAAGCCAACCTGATTGATGCTTGCTTGAATAATGCAGATTTCACAGAAGCCAATCTAACTGAGGCAAAACTGCGAGGAGCGAGTCTAAAACAAGCTAACCTGAAAGGAGCATTGTTGTATGAAGCTAATCTTCAGGACGCCGATTTGAGAGAAGCTGACTTGCGCGGCGCTAATTTGAGCGGGGCTATTTTATGCGGTGCTAACCTGGAAGGCGCCAAGCGCGATCGCGAAACAAATTTAAGCGGGGCAATTCATTTTTTCATCAGACAAGTCTGA
- the tuf gene encoding elongation factor Tu, with protein sequence MARAKFERTKPHVNIGTIGHVDHGKTTLTAAITMTLSALGQAKGKNYADIDAAPEEKARGITINTAHVEYETTSRHYAHVDCPGHADYVKNMITGAAQMDGGILVVSAADGPMPQTREHILLAKQVGVPSLVVFLNKEDMVDDAELLELVELEVRELLSSYDFPGDDIPIVTGSGLKALEAMLANPKTKQGENEWVDKIYKLMESVDSYIPTPEREIDKPFLMAVEDVFSITGRGTVATGRIERGSVKVGETVEVIGLKDTRSTTVTGVEMFTKSLDEGLAGDNVGLLLRGILKADIERGMVIAKPKSILPHTQFESEVYILKKEEGGRHTPFFSGYRPQFYVRTTDVTGTIMQFTADDGTEAEMVMPGDRIKMTVDLIHPIAIEQGMRFAIREGGRTVGAGVVSKILK encoded by the coding sequence ATGGCACGCGCAAAATTTGAACGGACTAAACCCCACGTAAACATCGGCACCATCGGTCACGTTGACCACGGCAAAACAACTTTGACCGCGGCGATTACGATGACTCTTTCAGCATTGGGTCAGGCTAAGGGTAAGAACTACGCCGACATCGACGCTGCGCCAGAAGAAAAAGCACGCGGTATTACGATTAATACTGCTCACGTAGAATACGAAACCACAAGCCGCCACTACGCCCACGTGGATTGCCCCGGACACGCTGACTATGTGAAAAACATGATCACCGGTGCTGCTCAAATGGACGGTGGCATCCTAGTAGTGTCAGCGGCAGATGGCCCCATGCCTCAAACACGCGAACACATCCTGCTAGCTAAGCAAGTTGGCGTTCCCAGCCTGGTTGTCTTCTTGAACAAAGAAGACATGGTAGATGACGCTGAACTGTTGGAATTGGTTGAATTGGAAGTTCGCGAACTCTTGAGTTCTTACGATTTTCCTGGCGATGATATCCCCATCGTGACCGGTTCTGGCTTAAAAGCTCTCGAAGCGATGCTTGCTAATCCCAAAACCAAGCAGGGCGAGAATGAGTGGGTTGACAAGATTTACAAGCTGATGGAATCAGTAGATTCTTACATCCCTACTCCAGAACGCGAAATTGACAAGCCTTTCTTGATGGCTGTAGAAGACGTATTCTCGATTACTGGTCGGGGTACTGTTGCTACTGGTCGGATTGAGCGCGGCAGTGTCAAAGTCGGCGAAACTGTCGAAGTGATTGGTCTGAAGGACACTCGCAGCACTACGGTGACTGGTGTGGAAATGTTCACCAAGTCCTTGGATGAAGGTTTGGCTGGCGACAACGTGGGTCTACTTCTCCGGGGTATTTTGAAGGCAGATATTGAAAGAGGCATGGTGATTGCCAAGCCGAAGAGCATCTTGCCTCACACTCAGTTTGAATCTGAAGTGTACATTCTCAAAAAAGAAGAAGGCGGCCGTCACACGCCCTTTTTCTCGGGCTACCGCCCTCAGTTCTACGTCCGTACAACTGACGTAACTGGTACAATCATGCAGTTCACTGCTGATGATGGTACAGAAGCTGAAATGGTGATGCCTGGTGACCGGATCAAAATGACTGTTGATCTGATTCACCCGATCGCGATCGAACAAGGAATGCGCTTCGCAATCCGTGAAGGCGGCCGAACAGTCGGCGCCGGCGTTGTTTCCAAAATCCTCAAGTAG
- a CDS encoding FHA domain-containing protein produces MIKLTLLHPLQSIPVRSWIFEDEQVVRIGRSTENHVVLFSAVVSRRHIELRRSGITWELINLGTNGTYLDGKPIAKVPVVDGLIVHLARSGPKIQINVSPNQSSVQLGLLSVKPRDAKAIHAPLEGAQISTIPISDQKEVGTSREEEDLTEAESNRHYSEESEAEAEKEEEY; encoded by the coding sequence GTGATTAAGCTGACCTTGCTACATCCACTCCAGTCTATACCCGTCCGCAGTTGGATCTTTGAAGACGAACAGGTCGTCCGGATCGGGCGATCGACAGAAAACCACGTCGTTCTTTTTAGCGCTGTGGTTTCTCGTCGCCACATCGAATTGCGGCGCAGCGGCATAACTTGGGAACTAATTAATTTAGGTACCAACGGCACTTACCTCGATGGTAAGCCGATCGCTAAGGTTCCCGTTGTGGACGGTCTGATCGTTCACTTGGCTCGCTCGGGCCCGAAAATTCAAATCAATGTCAGCCCGAATCAGTCGTCAGTACAGTTAGGGCTTCTTAGCGTCAAGCCAAGGGATGCTAAAGCAATTCACGCTCCCTTGGAGGGCGCTCAGATTAGCACGATTCCGATTTCCGATCAAAAAGAAGTTGGCACTTCTAGGGAAGAGGAAGATTTAACGGAGGCAGAAAGCAATCGCCATTATTCGGAAGAATCAGAAGCAGAAGCAGAAAAAGAAGAAGAATATTAA
- the pgl gene encoding 6-phosphogluconolactonase: MQKVVEVLGSREELIERSLAVVLSKITAAIAERGMCTIAAAGGSTPEPLYRSLATQDLPWDKIHVFWGDERYVAPEHQDSNQKMARLVWLDRVNIPAGNIHPMPTGAGDPAADCRAYQTELQQFFQISDGEVPAFDIILLGIGDDAHTASLFPGTAALQVRSALVTVGNKDGQPRITFTVPLINRARCVIFMVAGASKQPALAEIFAPAADDMTYPARLVQPEGELWWLLDALAGAALK; the protein is encoded by the coding sequence ATGCAAAAAGTAGTAGAAGTATTAGGAAGTCGGGAAGAACTAATAGAGCGCTCGCTCGCGGTTGTCCTGTCGAAAATCACAGCAGCGATCGCAGAACGCGGAATGTGTACGATCGCCGCAGCGGGCGGAAGTACACCAGAACCACTCTACCGATCGCTGGCGACCCAAGATTTGCCTTGGGACAAAATTCACGTTTTTTGGGGCGACGAACGCTACGTTGCCCCAGAACACCAGGACAGCAATCAAAAAATGGCGCGCCTCGTATGGCTCGATCGAGTAAATATCCCCGCCGGCAACATCCACCCGATGCCCACAGGCGCAGGCGACCCCGCAGCCGACTGTAGGGCCTACCAAACCGAATTGCAGCAATTCTTCCAAATATCCGACGGCGAAGTTCCCGCTTTCGACATCATTCTCTTGGGCATAGGAGACGACGCCCACACAGCCTCTCTATTTCCAGGCACAGCAGCCTTGCAAGTGCGATCGGCCCTAGTAACTGTCGGCAACAAAGACGGTCAACCCCGCATCACCTTTACAGTCCCCTTAATCAACCGCGCCCGGTGCGTCATTTTTATGGTGGCAGGAGCCAGCAAACAACCCGCCTTAGCTGAAATTTTTGCCCCCGCAGCCGACGACATGACCTATCCGGCCAGACTCGTTCAACCAGAAGGCGAACTTTGGTGGCTGCTGGATGCCCTCGCTGGCGCAGCACTAAAATAG